A region from the Alosa alosa isolate M-15738 ecotype Scorff River chromosome 7, AALO_Geno_1.1, whole genome shotgun sequence genome encodes:
- the LOC125297514 gene encoding uncharacterized protein LOC125297514 isoform X1, which yields MGLDEAMERDDRAKEGLMELVLPGSTAFDDGILPPLHNSYLYDDSRKLFMYSSARLIKNVALQTRYAAFRAEKKECGYTEKELEETFGFLLFDDEKKATELGDSGLLTGHSTCSTLGDPSKGVYVSKYSDCLDFKPWYSGKSGHIAIIKLTKGRVKEVTENYTLKFTPPTQGFDCHESEQIKTVTAATSSFLALERTQYYMYEILSRSEVAEKCPRHVYPFAIVEFSYGQAETASPEITEESDERTVSFDYKPWTGQLSIESFVFDIGLKSHSGALIPAKLPEMLSVKSVISIPDLKALLPKEVFETCFSGDIFVGGKCCSLYEVIPTDEDESSLTLLIDELKEKELALVFLLSDSGVFVILHSTYFLSYEDASSEEIEALYGLFIFPDSHTIQKDTKSMQKKSALSSRVSRVLPALNYAETEVEKSAPDQHREIRALFEQHLKNYGTLIQPGMQNSPQREASMFPDQYDVPCVFKQLFPLPKWTDVARLKVTMYFEDPSSFEIPVKRASELMHQQQNRDDPDDEVYYYISSPEPEDVSDTPVTTSTDTHLEPEDNVPTGVLSDVAADDSTEESACLSNKPRCTVLLEDVVKTNTIVSSQEQETVSPQSTVPNRVESSDRLSPENHYGDYPEDSPMSELATGEDNSISDSEAPGTPLKGKKPPQGDDTDSCVGSVESATDKLPENNGQPCSLPASECMQSADLAKDLPNAEEDASSSLCKKLEKPLEEGTDDSAAVTCQSDTAKPHSESDQTTDICEQSLAETNSKSLLEGQKVLEVVDNVSVISGKPSSTPKGLMKDNESGIRTGKALSVVEAKITSATDTVGSLDAPAEMPIKDCGKDNPPSDQNPSDDLSKSNQEEDSRSPFVLLTEKPSEADDDGLTATLPVVVDSSTVVSVECHKSELSLDSADVVSESKEQEKPDSNCIKHDASKNLCSSKTEDSPVTSVIAESKEPLETDVNGPTDTLVGGPSSAKIAADVSEKENSSEKMSPVAVSKSSTDKVPSTQLDLCADKPLELQATSVPSNPTEAGDSTAEVSTENNYLQDSSTVSDGPSVSPSTEVVKTRLASEVGSLCTDHLLAGGNSPAETLREKDGSEEAVSELSLSNTEVSKDGVKPALSLTVKSDQSAGDRNSEVMSSEILQSAEQEGLLKPEPALVAFPGECTSSITPVVVSTDHDQGVDGDLNGTKLPPSSGAAEGMTDNRAPNVSPKPSVQNETGNDKLPETDKAPVKPDWRTLPRRRGRRPKQLRRILPKIASKQQTSPSISPTTLVPTETDKIEHKGEVQELPSLENDRSSLLKQKNDVLPHVEEVVSLIKKVVPFESWEHNYSQCVKGTANQMSETSTEISPSGKGKEGKTPRKRNRKEHRKLASQDCISKQGGDEPSVEIIIESKQVHRLKRKLDLDNLNHDLKTVITDCGNVFVPHGSEMLPQDVELVRKRHKSADCGKGLNRTRSEPGSVSHTGSPDSPRHPLTGKGKPKECLTLKDTKDSLLQTLDGGVGLKQNRRLSDHLHCSVNVSAFQVAQTDNNAAVQKGELEIIPTFVLELDSNNQTSVTVTEQENLIEETDGNIALLSSATMESSVNIGADGLQETKSDRTTESDCKGPHKPKRKKSATYTVIPISELKTVFRAGKRSSLSDPECPKGLDLSCSKPDSKRLKSCGEVKNKMDVNVSDEGSEESNPASIAGCDLGKESLSNDVVPSSEMASTSTKKYNKLLKKWQKINAKDIFRDQGAPSNPSAPSDLLNIACPEELQGSEDGILVQIQLESVNESLGQRKTVRGGRLEEAAGPSSCKKPCMPGFRRQREIVQKGESIEISRQWKETYDFSLDSKFRKNSRDETVLRALHGPWDFNVTDSDEEIHLIFHMWIGLFYSKSAPRFFHLDSDFSLPEEDVGGEKSPRDGHLQLELSKVSATSTPRGTSSMFAKALPPCMPPFEDECSKASASEPQPWPESPSCEVLDLSLKSCKAMDLTSTPKTPGVESASDAGAGQSGEYCEGPLDLRIEPVCARTQPQLKVAEETCDSVRTMDDSKNTTTDVICTNMDTSCQSDLSEKANVDFFDRLREDQNPVVTQDGEIKYRFFILATSEDPFFRETKERLESDGHVAVEPHQFELDTRGPSSPLLIIVRNEDIAEHICEIPHLLELKKSSGVVFAGIDRPDDIQNLTHEELFSKGGFLMFDATSLKKLTLESMKSTAAFLEELSRKGKWKWCLHYRDSRGLREDARTNEDARGKKHFLDSCQEAGLVEVLPYHDCDVMSQERPNYLHCLVRLQVQNATRRFPVFITDTADEAYRKSGIFTLTDTFAI from the exons GTCTTATGGAGCTTGTTCTTCCTGGTTCCACAGCATTCGATGATGGAATTCTCCCGCCTCTGCACAACTCTTACCTGTATGATGACTCTAGGAAGTTGTTTATGTATAGTTCTGCACGCCTCATAAAGAATGTGGCACTTCAGACACGA TATGCAGCCTTTCGAGCAGAGAAGAAAGAATGTGgttacacagagaaagaacTGGAAGAGACCTTTGGGTTCCTGTTGTTTGACGATGAAAAAAAG GCCACTGAACTTGGAGATAGTGGACTTCTTACGGGACACAGCACGTGTTCAACACTTGGGGATCCCTCAAAGG GTGTGTATGTATCTAAATACTCAGACTGCTTGGACTTCAAGCCATGGTACAGTGGGAAATCAGGTCACATAGCCATCATCAAGCTCACCAAG GGCCGAGTGAAAGAGGTAACGGAGAACTACACCCTAAAATTCACGCCTCCGACCCAGGGGTTTGACTGCCACGAGTCGGAGCAGATAAAAACAGTCACAGCTGCCACCAGTTCATTCTTGGCTTTGGAAAGGACACAG tatTACATGTACGAGATTTTGAGTAGAAGCGAAGTAGCAGAAAAGTGCCCACGGCATGTGTACCCATTTGCGATTGTGGAATTCTCTTATGGCCAAGCAGAGACCGCCAGCCCAGAGATAACAGAGGAAAG TGATGAGAGAACTG TGTCGTTTGACTACAAACCTTGGACAGGCCAGCTGTCGATTGAGTCCTTTGTGTTCGACATTGGACTGAAGTCCCACAGTGGAGCTTTGATACCAGCAAAACT CCCAGAGATGCTGAGTGTGAAGAGTGTGATCAGCATTCCAGACCTGAAGGCACTGTTACCAAAGGAAGTGTTTGAAACCTGTTTTTCTGGAGACA TTTTTGTGGGAGGAAAATGCTGCAGTCTTTACGAGGTGATCCCTACGGATGAGGATGAGTCCTCCCTTACTCTCCTCATCGACGAGTTGAAAGAGAAAGAATTG GCCCTTGTTTTTCTGTTGAGTGATTCTGGAGTCTTTGTTATATTACATTCAACATACTTCTTATCTTATGAAG ATGCGAGTTCCGAGGAAATTGAGGCTTTGTATGGTCTGTTCATATTCCCGGATtcacacacaatacagaaaG ATACCAAGAGTATGCAGAAAAAATCAGCGCTGTCATCAAGGGTTAGCCGAGTCCTTCCGGCCTTAAACTACGCAGAGACCGAAGTTGAAAAGTCTGCTCCAGATCAGCACAGGGAAATCCGGGCACTGTTCGAGCAGCATCTGAAGAACTACGGGACTCTAATCCAGCCAGGGATGCAGAACAGCCCTCAGAGAGAAGCCAGCATGTTCCCAGACCAGTACGATGTCCCCTGCGTTTTCAAGCAGCTCTTCCCACTGCCCAAGTGGACGGACGTCGCCAGGCTGAAGGTGACGATGTACTTCGAGGATCCCAGTTCGTTCGAGATCCCTGTGAAAAGGGCCTCGGAGCTGATGCACCAGCAGCAGAACAGGGATGACCCGGATGATGAGGTGTACTACTACATCTCATCCCCGGAACCGGAAGATGTGTCCGACACTCCGGTCACCACCAGCACAGACACCCATCTAGAACCGGAGGACAACGTACCCACAGGCGTACTTTCTGATGTTGCTGCAGATGATTCAACTGAAGAAAGCGCCTGTCTGTCTAATAAGCCGAGGTGTACTGTTCTTTTGGAAGATGTTGTGAAGACAAACACAATAGTATCTTCCCAAGAACAAGAGACAGTCAGTCCCCAGTCCACAGTGCCTAACAGGGTTGAGTCCTCTGATAGACTATCACCAGAGAATCACTATGGCGACTATCCAGAGGACTCTCCTATGTCTGAGCTTGCTACAGGAGAGGACAATAGTATTTCTGACTCAGAAGCTCCTGGTACTCCACTTAAGGGGAAGAAACCCCCCCAAGGTGATGACACAGACAGCTGTGTAGGGTCTGTTGAGTCTGCCACAGATAAGTTGCCAGAGAATAACGGTCAACCATGTTCATTACCCGCATCAGAATGTATGCAGTCTGCTGATTTGGCTAAGGACTTGCCCAATGCAGAGGAAGATGCCAGCAGTTCACTCTGTAAGAAGTTAGAGAAACCTCTAGAAGAAGGGACCGATGACTCTGCAGCAGTGACCTGTCAGAGCGACACTGCAAAGCCTCACTCTGAGTCTGATCAGACGACAGATATCTGTGAACAAAGTCTAGCAGAAACTAACAGCAAGTCACTCTTAGAAGGACAGAAAGTCCTAGAGGTAGTAGACAATGTCTCCGTTATATCTGGTAAGCCTTCCTCCACTCCGAAAGGGCTAATGAAGGACAATGAGTCTGGAATTCGCACAGGAAAAGCCCTGAGTGTTGTAGAGGCAAAAATCACCAGTGCAACTGACACTGTCGGCAGCCTTGATGCGCCTGCAGAGATGCCAATAAAAGATTGTGGTAAAGACAACCCACCGTCTGACCAAAATCCCAGTGATGACCTGTCTAAATCAAATCAAGAGGAAGATTCAAGAAGTCCATTTGTTTTATTAACAGAGAAACCTTCAGAGGCTGATGACGACGGCCTTACTGCTACTTTACCTGTTGTCGTTGACTCGTCCACAGTAGTGTCAGTGGAGTGTCACAAGTCAGAGTTGTCTTTGGACTCTGCGGATGTGGTTTCTGAGAGTAAGGAGCAAGAAAAGCCAGACTCTAATTGTATTAAGCACGATGCATCTAAGAACCTATGTTCATCTAAAACAGAAGACAGCCCTGTCACTTCAGTCATTGCAGAGTCCAAGGAACCTCTGGAAACAGATGTCAATGGCCCCACTGACACCCTAGTTGGGGGTCCTTCCTCTGCAAAAATAGCAGCTGATGTAAGTGAGAAGGAGAACTCTTCAGAGAAAATGTCACCAGTGGCTGTTTCTAAATCAAGTACAGACAAAGTACCCTCAACTCAACTTGATCTATGTGCAGATAAGCCTCTAGAATTGCAGGCTACCAGTGTGCCTTCTAATCCAACTGAGGCAGGTGACTCTACTGCAGAGGTATCAACAGAAAACAATTATTTGCAGGATTCATCGACAGTCTCAGACGGGCCTTCTGTTTCCCCCAGTACAGAAGTAGTGAAAACTAGACTAGCATCAGAAGTTGGCAGCCTTTGTACTGACCACCTTCTTGCAGGGGGCAATTCCCCTGCAGAGACATTAAGGGAAAAGGATGGTTCTGAGGAGGCAGTCTCTGAATTGAGTCTATCTAATACTGAGGTAAGCAAAGATGGAGTAAAACCAGCACTGTCTTTGACAGTTAAGTCTGACCAGTCAGCAGGTGATCGCAACTCAGAAGTGATGTCTTCAGAGATACTTCAGTCTGCTGAACAAGAAGGTTTACTGAAGCCTGAACCTGCTCTGGTCGCCTTCCCTGGAGAGTGTACATCATCCATCACTCCAGTTGTTGTCTCAACAGACCATGACCAAGGGGTGGACGGGGATTTGAATGGTACAAAATTGCCACCCAGTTCAGGTGCTGCAGAGGGGATGACTGACAACAGAGCACCCAATGTCAGTCCAAAACCTTCGGTTCAGAATGAAACTGGTAATGACAAACTTCCTGAAACAGATAAAGCTCCAGTCAAACCAGACTGGAGGACTCTGCCTCGTCGTCGCGGCAGAAGACCTAAGCAGCTGCGAAGAATCCTGCCAAAGATAGCCTCAAAACAACAAACATCACCTAGTATCAGTCCAACCACCCTTGTTCCAACAGAAACTGACAAAATTGAGCATAAGGGAGAGGTACAGGAACTACCCTCTTTAGAAAATGACCGTTCAAGTTTGTTAAAGCAGAAAAatgatgttttgcctcatgtggAAGAGGTTGTTTCATTGATTAAAAAGGTGGTGCCCTTTGAAAGTTGGGAGCATAATTATTCTCAGTGTGTAAAGGGCACCGCAAACCAGATGTCTGAAACCTCCACGGAGATATCTCCCTCTGGCAAAGGAAAGGAGGGAAAGACCCCTCGCAAACGCAATAGGAAGGAACATCGGAAGCTGGCTTCACAAGACTGTATATCAAAGCAGGGTGGGGACGAACCCTCTGTGGAGATTATTATTGAGTCCAAACAAGTCCACCGCCTTAAAAGAAAATTAGACCTAGACAATTTGAACCATGACCTAAAGACTGTCATCACAGATTGTGGGAATGTGTTTGTACCCCACGGTTCAGAAATGCTCCCTCAGGATGTGGAGTTAGTAAGGAAGAGGCATAAATCGGCAGACTGTGGAAAGGGATTGAACAGAACAAGGTCCGAACCAGGATCAGTGTCCCATACAGGGTCACCGGACTCTCCAAGACATCCACTTACTGGTAAGGGTAAACCTAAAGAGTGCCTTACACTAAAGGACACAAAAGATTCCCTTTTACAGACGTTAGATGGAGGGGTAGGTCTCAAACAAAACCGACGGTTAAGTGACCATCTCCATTGTTCAGTGAATGTATCGGCCTTTCAGGTTGCTCAAACAGATAACAATGCTGCTGTACAAAAAGGGGAGTTGGAGATAATTCCCACTTTCGTGTTAGAGTTGGATAGTAACAACCAGACTTCAGTAACTGTTACAGAACAAGAAAATCTGATTGAGGAAACTGATGGAAATATTGCCCTTTTGAGTTCTGCAACCATGGAGTCATCCGTCAATATTGGTGCAGATGGCCTTCAGGAAACAAAATCAGACCGGACCACTGAGTCCGATTGCAAAGGACCTCACAAACCCAAGAGGAAGAAAAGTGCGACGTACACAGTAATTCCCATCAGTGAGCTAAAAACAGTGTTCAGGGCAGGGAAAAGGAGTAGCTTATCAGATCCAGAGTGTCCAAAAGGACTTGATCTCAGTTGCTCTAAACCTGACTCCAAGAGACTTAAAAGTTGTGGCGAAGTTAAGAACAAGATGGATGTCAACGTCTCTGATGAGGGCAGTGAGGAATCTAACCCTGCCTCAATAGCAGGTTGTGACCTGGGCAAAGAATCATTGTCTAATGATGTAGTGCCTTCATCTGAAATGGCATCAACAAGTACAAAGAAATATAACAAGCTGTTGAAGAAATGGCAGAAAATTAATGCCAAAGACATCTTCAGAGACCAAG GTGCACCCTCGAACCCTTCCGCCCCCTCGGATCTCCTCAACATCGCATGTCCAGAGGAACTGCAAGGATCGGAGGACGGCATACTGGTACAGATCCAGCTCGAGTCCGTCAACGAGTCCTTGGGCCAGAGGAAGACTGTCAGAGGAGGAAGGCTAGAGGAGGCTGCAGGGCCGTCCTCCTGCAAGAAGCCTTGCATGCCCGGTTTCCGAAGGCAGAGGGAAATTGTTCAAAAGGGCGAATCGATTGAAATTTCAAGGCAGTGGAAGGAGACGTATGACTTCAGTCTGGACAGCAAGTTCAGAAAAAACTCTCGTGATGAGACGGTGTTGAGAGCACTACATGG CCCTTGGGATTTCAACGTCACCGACTCGGACGAAGAGATTCACCTCATCTTCCACATGTGGATCGGCCTGTTCTACAGCAAGTCCGCTCCTCGTTTCTTTCACCTGGACTCAGACTTCTCTCTACCTGAGGAGGATGTCGGAGGAGAAAAATCACCCCGGGACGGCCATTTACAACTCGAGCTTTCAAAAGTCAGCGCCACGAGTACCCCCAGAGGAACCTCCAGCATGTTCGCAAAGGCCTTGCCACCGTGCATGCCGCCATTTGAAGATGAGTGCTCGAAGGCGTCTGCTTCAGAGCCACAGCCTTGGCCTGAGAGCCCTTCATGTGAGGTGTTGGACCTTTCTCTGAAAAGCTGCAAGGCTATGGACCTGACCAGTACCCCAAAGACCCCAGGAGTGGAATCCGCCAGTGATGCGGGTGCTGGACAGTCAGGCGAGTACTGCGAAGGTCCCCTGGATTTGCGGATTGAGCCTGTCTGCGCAAGGACACAACCTCAGTTGAAA GTTGCTGAAGAGACCTGCGACTCTGTAAGAACTATGGATGATAGCAAAAACACTACGACTGATGTAATCTGTACAAACATGGACACTTCCTGTCAGAGTGACCTTTCTGAAAAGGCAAATGTGGACTTTTTTGATCGTCTTCGTGAGGATCAGAACCCTGTTGTCACACAGGACGGAGAGATTAAGTACAGATTCTTTATCCTGGCGACATCTGAAGATCCCTTTTTCAGAGAAACAAAG GAGCGCCTGGAGTCGGATGGCCACGTGGCTGTGGAGCCGCACCAGTTTGAACTGGACACACGCGGCCCCTCCTCACCTCTGCTCATCATCGTGAGGAATGAAGACATCGCTGAGCATATCTGTGAG ATTCCTCACCTTCTGGAGTTGAAAAAGTCTTCTGGTGTCGTGTTCGCTGGCATCGATCGACCTGATGACATCCAGAATCTCACCCACGAGGAGCTCTTTTCCAAGGGTGGATTTCTGATGTTTGACGCAACATCCCTAAAGAAACTGACCTTAG AGAGCATGAAGAGCACCGCGGCCTTCCTGGAGGAGCTGAGCAGAAAGGGGAAGTGGAAATGGTGTCTGCACTACAGAGACAGCCGAGGCCTCAGAGAGGACGCACG CACCAACGAGGACGCTCGTGGCAAGAAGCATTTCCTGGATTCCTGCCAGGAGGCGGGGCTTGTGGAGGTGCTACCCTACCATGACTGTGATGTCATGTCCCAGGAGCGTCCAAACTACTTGCACTGCTTGGTGCGTCTCCAAGTTCAGAACGCAACCAGGAGGTTTCCCGTTTTTATCACAG ACACAGCTGATGAAGCATACAGGAAGAGTGGGATTTTTACATTGACGGACACTTTCGCAATATAA